The following proteins are encoded in a genomic region of Micromonospora olivasterospora:
- a CDS encoding cation:dicarboxylate symporter family transporter: MPDPDFRAGRARVLRNLLALPALYRLPPRWPVADAMGRPMSIGQQLGLLVFMIIASKGAAGVTGAGLATLAGGLQSHRPDLLDGVGLIVGIDRFMSEARALTNFAGNAVATVLVGTWTGEFDREQARAVLAGERPFDETSMLDEYDAHGPADPSAAPPEAAPSQLTGARA, translated from the coding sequence GTGCCGGACCCGGACTTCCGCGCTGGCCGGGCCCGGGTGCTGCGGAACCTGCTGGCCCTGCCCGCCCTCTACCGCCTCCCCCCCCGCTGGCCGGTCGCCGACGCGATGGGCAGGCCGATGTCGATCGGCCAGCAGCTCGGCCTGCTCGTGTTCATGATCATCGCTTCGAAGGGCGCCGCCGGGGTGACCGGCGCCGGCCTGGCCACCCTGGCCGGCGGCCTCCAGTCGCACCGGCCCGACCTGCTGGACGGGGTGGGGCTGATCGTCGGCATCGACCGGTTCATGTCCGAGGCCCGGGCGCTGACCAACTTCGCCGGCAACGCCGTGGCGACCGTGCTCGTCGGCACCTGGACCGGGGAGTTCGACCGGGAGCAGGCCCGGGCCGTGCTCGCCGGCGAGCGCCCGTTCGACGAGACGAGCATGCTGGACGAATACGACGCCCACGGTCCCGCCGACCCGTCCGCGGCCCCGCCGGAGGCCGCCCCGTCGCAGCTCACCGGCGCGCGGGCCTGA
- a CDS encoding aminotransferase class V-fold PLP-dependent enzyme, whose protein sequence is MELEQARKLWQPEPGWLNTASYGLPPDPAYAALTEALADWRVGRTSWEGWNDAAGRARSAFAGLVGVPAADVAIGGSVSQLLAPVAAALPPGATVVVPEVEFTSNLFPWLVQAERGVEVRTVPLARLADAVDADTDLVAFSLVQSGDGTVADHDGIMAAAGAHDALVAVDATQACGWLPFDASRADVVAVGAYKWLMAPRGTAFAYLAPALRERLRPDAASWYAADDPYSAYYGPPLRLAGDARRFDLSPAWFSWVGAAPALELLAEIGVPAVHRYDVALANRFLAGLGRPPGDSAIVTVEVPGAREKLERAGVRAAVRAGRVRASFHLYTTEEDVDLALDALTA, encoded by the coding sequence ATGGAGCTGGAACAGGCACGGAAGCTGTGGCAGCCGGAGCCGGGCTGGCTGAACACCGCCAGCTACGGGTTACCGCCGGACCCCGCGTACGCGGCGCTGACGGAGGCGCTGGCCGACTGGCGGGTGGGGCGTACCTCCTGGGAGGGCTGGAACGACGCGGCCGGCCGCGCCCGGTCCGCCTTCGCCGGGCTGGTCGGCGTGCCCGCCGCGGACGTCGCGATCGGCGGCAGCGTCTCCCAGTTGCTCGCCCCGGTCGCGGCGGCGCTGCCGCCCGGGGCCACGGTGGTGGTGCCGGAGGTCGAGTTCACCTCCAACCTCTTCCCCTGGCTGGTGCAGGCCGAGCGGGGCGTTGAGGTGCGGACGGTGCCGCTGGCCCGGCTCGCCGACGCGGTGGACGCCGACACCGACCTGGTGGCGTTCAGCCTGGTGCAGTCCGGCGACGGCACCGTGGCCGACCACGACGGGATCATGGCCGCCGCCGGCGCGCACGACGCGCTCGTGGCGGTGGACGCGACCCAGGCCTGCGGCTGGCTGCCGTTCGACGCGAGCCGGGCGGACGTGGTGGCGGTCGGGGCGTACAAGTGGCTGATGGCGCCCCGCGGCACCGCCTTCGCCTACCTGGCGCCGGCGCTGCGGGAGCGGCTGCGCCCCGACGCGGCGAGCTGGTACGCCGCCGACGACCCGTACTCCGCCTACTACGGTCCGCCGCTGCGGCTGGCCGGCGACGCCCGCCGGTTCGACCTCTCCCCGGCGTGGTTCAGCTGGGTGGGGGCGGCACCCGCCCTGGAACTGCTCGCCGAGATCGGCGTGCCGGCGGTGCACCGGTACGACGTGGCGCTGGCCAACCGTTTCCTCGCCGGGCTGGGCCGCCCGCCGGGGGACAGCGCGATCGTCACGGTCGAGGTGCCCGGCGCACGGGAGAAGCTGGAGCGGGCCGGGGTCCGGGCGGCGGTCCGCGCCGGGCGGGTCCGCGCCTCGTTCCACCTGTACACCACGGAGGAGGACGTCGACCTCGCCCTCGACGCGCTGACCGCCTGA
- a CDS encoding SPFH domain-containing protein — translation MKGPAPMPSGFTFAIVIAVAAFIAAAVALLNPRPTVRKPAFLTAAGALAGALLLTAASSAHSVPIRSVGIVTSFGKPTGEVTGSGLKWVAPWQRVGEWDAGRQKYDHIGNDKCVRVRTSTLADACVEVLVEWQVRPENAAQQFMNYKGDFDSFRGQRVGVQLDSAVNDAFSSYNPLERIDAKTGNLNVDLKPFAESIKTNAKGRLAEDVDILSVTITRVNHDDKTEGNIKAFQDKLAQTRNLEQDRRNAEIQKQITETNAKVDKVTRCLEIAEKNGSTPGLCINPGIVTGAGR, via the coding sequence GTGAAAGGCCCCGCGCCCATGCCGTCCGGCTTCACCTTCGCGATCGTCATCGCCGTCGCCGCATTCATCGCCGCCGCCGTCGCACTCCTGAACCCGCGCCCGACGGTCCGGAAGCCCGCCTTCCTGACGGCGGCCGGCGCCCTCGCCGGGGCCCTCCTGCTCACGGCAGCGTCGAGCGCCCACTCGGTACCCATCCGCTCGGTCGGAATCGTGACCAGCTTCGGCAAGCCGACCGGTGAGGTCACCGGGTCCGGGCTGAAGTGGGTCGCGCCGTGGCAGCGGGTCGGCGAGTGGGACGCCGGGCGGCAGAAGTACGACCACATCGGCAACGACAAGTGCGTCCGGGTGCGTACCAGCACCCTCGCCGACGCGTGCGTCGAGGTGCTGGTGGAGTGGCAGGTCCGGCCCGAGAACGCCGCGCAGCAGTTCATGAACTACAAGGGCGACTTCGACAGCTTCCGCGGGCAGCGGGTCGGCGTCCAGCTCGACAGCGCCGTGAACGACGCCTTCTCCTCCTACAACCCGCTCGAGCGGATCGACGCGAAGACCGGCAACCTGAACGTCGACCTCAAGCCGTTCGCCGAGAGCATCAAGACCAACGCCAAGGGCCGGTTGGCCGAGGACGTCGACATCCTGTCGGTCACCATCACCCGGGTCAACCACGACGACAAGACCGAGGGCAACATCAAGGCGTTCCAGGACAAGCTCGCCCAGACCCGCAACCTCGAACAGGACCGCCGCAACGCCGAGATCCAGAAGCAGATCACCGAGACCAACGCCAAGGTGGACAAGGTGACCCGCTGCCTGGAGATCGCCGAGAAGAACGGCAGCACGCCGGGCCTGTGCATCAACCCGGGCATCGTCACCGGCGCCGGCAGGTGA
- a CDS encoding ABC transporter ATP-binding protein produces MAGQAVLTARGLTRDFRGFRAVDSVDLDVAPESVHALVGPNGAGKTTLFNLLTGFLRPTGGRIELAGRDVTGLPPEQVARLGVARSFQITSLFPQLSAREHVELALQSPSGLGWRFWRSATLMRRYRDRADELLGMVGLAELAEAPAEVLAYGRKRALELAIALALDPKVLLLDEPTAGMGLEDVDRTVELISRIRQGRTVVMVEHNMSVVGRLADTVTVLQAGKVLVEGPYEQVRADERVITAYLGAADAAH; encoded by the coding sequence ATGGCCGGGCAAGCGGTCCTGACGGCTCGCGGGCTGACCCGCGACTTCCGGGGCTTCCGGGCGGTCGACAGCGTCGACCTCGACGTGGCGCCGGAGAGCGTGCACGCCCTGGTCGGCCCGAACGGCGCCGGCAAGACGACCCTGTTCAACCTGCTCACCGGGTTCCTGCGGCCCACCGGCGGGCGGATCGAGCTGGCCGGCCGGGACGTCACCGGCCTCCCGCCGGAACAGGTCGCCCGGCTCGGGGTGGCCCGGTCCTTCCAGATCACCAGCCTGTTCCCGCAGCTGTCCGCGCGGGAGCACGTCGAGCTGGCGCTGCAGTCGCCCAGCGGGCTCGGCTGGCGGTTCTGGCGCTCGGCGACGCTGATGCGCCGCTACCGCGACCGCGCCGACGAGTTGCTGGGCATGGTCGGCCTCGCCGAGCTGGCCGAGGCCCCGGCCGAGGTTCTCGCGTACGGGCGCAAGCGGGCCCTCGAACTGGCCATCGCCCTCGCCCTCGACCCCAAGGTGCTGCTGCTCGACGAGCCGACCGCCGGGATGGGGCTGGAGGACGTCGACCGCACCGTGGAGCTGATCTCCCGGATCCGGCAGGGCCGGACGGTGGTCATGGTCGAGCACAACATGAGCGTGGTCGGCCGGCTCGCCGACACCGTCACCGTCCTGCAGGCCGGCAAGGTGCTGGTCGAGGGCCCGTACGAGCAGGTCCGCGCCGACGAGCGCGTGATCACCGCCTACCTGGGAGCCGCCGATGCTGCGCATTGA